Within the Catalinimonas niigatensis genome, the region CCAGAAGCCCGGCAGCCACCAAGCCTCTAAGGCCGGCAGGCAAAAGGTTACTCATCAGTACCGGAAAGGCCTGATCGGCAGACTCCCATTCCAGTTTACCTTGCTGCTTCAAAGCCAATGCAATTACCCCAGGAATTAAAAATAAAAAGACCGGTAATAGTTTTAGAAAGCCTCCCCAGATGGTACCGCGTCTTCCTTCTTTGATATTTCTGGCAGTGAGTACCCGCTGTACAATATATTGATCGGTACACCAATACCAGATACCCACAATGGTACTGGTAATCACCAGGCTGGGCCAGGGAAAATCAGGGTCGGAAGGTGGACGCCACATATCAAAATAGTCCTCACCGACTGTGGCTTTCAGTTCTCCCCATCCGCCTACTGCATCCAATCCCATGAAGGTCAGGGTAGCCGCTCCTATGATCAGGATAACTGTCTGTAAAGCTTCGGTATAGACTACTGCTTTCATTCCTCCTAAAACTGTGTAAATTCCTGTAAGCACTACAGTGGCCAAAGCTCCGGTCAGGAAGTCAATTTGTAACAAAGAAGAAATCACTACGCCCCCGGCATAAATAGTCACTGACACTTTTGTCAAAATATAAGCCAGCAGGGAGAAGATGGATAAAAACCAGCGGGCATTAGGGCTATAGCGTTTCTCCAAAAATTCAGGCATGGTAAAAACGCCACTCCTGGCGTAAAAAGGAAGAAAAACCCAGCCCAGCATCAGCACGATCCAGGCATGAAGTTCGTAAATCAATAAAGGTAATTTATCAGAAGCGCCTGTACCGGCCAGACCCACTACGTGCTCAGAGCCGATGTTGGAAGCAAAAATGGATGCTCCTACCACAAACCATCCCATATTACGTCCGGCAAGAAAATAGTCTGCGGTATCTTTTTGTTTTTGCAGTATTACCCATAGGGCGATTCCAAGGATCACCAGGAAATAGCCCCCGATGACAATCCAGTCTAGCGTTTCAAGTCCTTTCATGAAATAGTTTTGATTGTTTAGTTAGTGTTATGGTGTTATGGTGTTATGGTGTTATGGTGTTATGGTGTTATGGTGTTATGGTGTTATGGTGTTATGGTGTTATGGTGTTATGGTGTTATGGTGTTATGGTGTTATGGTGTTATGGTGTTATGGTGTTATGGTGTTATGGTGTTATGGTGTTATGGTGTTATGGTGTTATGGTGTTATGGTGTTATGGTGTTATGGTGTTATGGTGTTATGGTGTTATGGTGTTATGGTGTTATGGTGTTATGGTGTTATGGTGTTATGGTGTTATGGTGTTATGGTGTTATGGTGTTATGGTGTTATGGTGTTATGGTGTTATGGTGTTATGGTGTTATGGTGTTATGGTGTTATGGTGTTATGGTGTTATGGTGTTATGGTGTTATGGTGTTATGGTGTTATGGTGTTATGGTGTTATGGTGTTATGGTGTTATGGTGTTATGGTGTTATGGTGTTATGGTGTTATGGTGTTATGGTGTTATGGTGTTATGGTGTTATGGTGTTATGGTGTTATGGTGTTATGGTGTTATGGTGTTATGGTGTTGTGTTATGGTGTTATGGTGTTATGGTGTTATGGTGTTATGGTGTTATGGTGTTATGGTGTTATGGTGTTATGGTGTTATGGTGTTATGGTGTTATGGTGTTATGGTGTTATGGTGTTATGGTGTTATGGTGTTATGGTGTTATGGTGTTATGGTGTTATGGTGTTATGGTGGGTACTACCTTCAGAGAAGAGGGTTACAAACTTTTCTAAAAATTAAAACCTCAATCTATCAAGAGTTCACGAACTTTAACACTTAGAACTATAACACTATCTATGACTGTCCATAATAGGCATCTTTTCCATGTTTGCGTTCATAATGCTTGCGGATCAGGCTGTCTTTGAGTCGGGGAGCATCAGGACGGATTTGCAGACTGAGGTATGCCATTCGCGCTACTTCTTCCAGCACCGCACTATTGTATACGGCTTTTTCAGGCGTTTTCCCCCAGCTAAAAGGAGCATGGTTGGCTACCAACACCATCTCTACTTCTTCATAGGTATATCCACGTTCTTTAAATTCATCTATGATCTGAAAGCCGGTCTCGTGCTCATAATCGCCTGCAATGCGGGCATCATCCATCACCTTAGCGCAGGGAATATCCACGGTGAGATGATCGGCGTGGGTAGTGCCCATGATGGGAATATCTCTTTGGGCCTGTGCCCAGGCCGTGGCATGCGTAGAATGGGTATGTACTATGCCTCCGATATTTTCCCAATGTTTATATAATAAAGCATGCGTTTTGGTATCGGAAGAAGGTCGCATCTTACCTTCTAAAATATGATTATCAAAGTCAACGATGACCATACTTTCAGAAGTAAGCTGCTGGTAGGGAACTCCGCTGGGTTTGATGGCAAATACTCCTTTTGCTCTGTCTACCGCACTCACATTGCCGAAAGTAAAAAGTACCAGCCCTAGTTCGGGCAGTTGCATATTGGCCTCATAAGCGGCCTGTTTGATATCGTTATACTGACTCATGCCTGACTTAATTTTTCTACCATGTTTCCAAATTCGTTGTATTGCGCGTAAAGCTGCTCATAAAGTTTGCTTTGTTCCGGGTTGGGGTGATATTCAGCATCAAAGCCTGATCCCATACCAGCGATAGCTCCCTCCACATTCTGATAAGCCCCTGCTGCCGTAGCCGCAAACATGGCAGCTCCCAAAGCACAGGTTTGTTCTGATTTGGCAATTTTAATGGGCATATTCATCACGTCGGCCATCACCTGCATGATGAAAGGTGATTTTTTGGCTACACCTCCCAAACCAATCAGCCCTTTGACAGGAATACCTTCAGCGCGAAATCGATCTACGATTTTTTTAGCACCGAAGCAAGTAGCTTCTACCAACGCACGAAAAATTTTAGGTGCATCACTGGCGAGATTCAAACCCAGGATTGCTCCTTTAAGCCTTTGATTGGCATCGGGCGTGCGGCGGCCGTTGAGCCAGTCCAGTGCGAGCACTCCGGATTCCGCAGGTGTAATCTGTGCCGCCGATTCCGAAAGGGCAGGGATCATTTTATCC harbors:
- a CDS encoding sodium:solute symporter; the encoded protein is MKGLETLDWIVIGGYFLVILGIALWVILQKQKDTADYFLAGRNMGWFVVGASIFASNIGSEHVVGLAGTGASDKLPLLIYELHAWIVLMLGWVFLPFYARSGVFTMPEFLEKRYSPNARWFLSIFSLLAYILTKVSVTIYAGGVVISSLLQIDFLTGALATVVLTGIYTVLGGMKAVVYTEALQTVILIIGAATLTFMGLDAVGGWGELKATVGEDYFDMWRPPSDPDFPWPSLVITSTIVGIWYWCTDQYIVQRVLTARNIKEGRRGTIWGGFLKLLPVFLFLIPGVIALALKQQGKLEWESADQAFPVLMSNLLPAGLRGLVAAGLLAALMSSLASVFNSCATLFTKDIYEKLRPGTPEKKLLNIGKIATVIIVFLGIAWIPVMQNISGVLYEYLQSVQSYIAPPITAVFLLGVFSKRINAKGAMATLVIGLAIAVIRLTLELSKDYLDPESIFFLIGDMNFLSFAAWMFLASVLIAVVVSLMSPAPSEEKLSGLTYSTLSEEQKAENKASYNIWDILASLAVLAIVVFIMISFNG
- a CDS encoding L-ribulose-5-phosphate 4-epimerase, whose product is MSQYNDIKQAAYEANMQLPELGLVLFTFGNVSAVDRAKGVFAIKPSGVPYQQLTSESMVIVDFDNHILEGKMRPSSDTKTHALLYKHWENIGGIVHTHSTHATAWAQAQRDIPIMGTTHADHLTVDIPCAKVMDDARIAGDYEHETGFQIIDEFKERGYTYEEVEMVLVANHAPFSWGKTPEKAVYNSAVLEEVARMAYLSLQIRPDAPRLKDSLIRKHYERKHGKDAYYGQS